In the Clostridium gelidum genome, TAATTGTTTAAGAGTGGTTATAATAAAACAGTACTTTTTTTAAATTCTCCTTGTTTAAGTACTAATATTATTTTATAATATAATAATATAATATACTTTGATTGTCAAAATATTTTATTATCGAATTTTCTCATGAAAGGATATATGTAAAATGAATTTTAATTCGCTTAAAATCGGAAATTTAATTGCACCTATTCCCATTATTCAAGGTGGTATGGGTATTGGTGTTTCATCTTCTAAATTAGCTTCTGCTGTTGCAAATGCGGGTGGTATTGGAATTATTTCTGCTGCTCAACTTGGATATAATGAAGATGATTTTATAAAAAACCCTGTAGAATCAAATTTAAGGGCTTTAAAAAAACATATTGCTCTAGCAAAGGCTAAAGCACCCAACGGCATAATAGGTATTAATGTTATGGTTGCAACTAATTTTTATGAAGAACATATAAAAGCTGCAATAGAAGCTGGAATTGATTTAATAATTTCTGGCGCAGGACTTCCTACTATGTTACCTAAAATAGTAAAAGGAACTTCTGTAAAAATAGCACCTATTGTTTCTTCTTTAAAAGCTGCTAAAGTAATATTAAAACTTTGGGATAAACATAATGATATAGTTCCAGATCTTATTGTAATTGAAGGTCCAAAAGCTGGTGGTCATTTAGGATTTAAATTAGAAGAATTAGAAGATGAAACTTTTGATTTTGATAAAACTGTTACAGATATAATAGCTGAAACAAAAAAATATGCCGAAAAATATAATAAGGAAATTCCCGTTGTAGTTGCTGGAGGAGTTTTTGATGGATATGATATTGCTAAATATCTTAATTTAGGCGCAAATGGTGTTCAAATGGCAACAAGATTCGTAGTAACTGAAGAATGCGATGCTTCACAAGCATTTAAAGATGCATATTTAAATTGTTCAAAAGAGGATGTCCAAATAGTTAAAAGCCCTGTAGGAATGCCTGGTCGTGCTATTAGAAATCCTTTTGTTAAAAGAACTCTTACTGAAAAAGAAAAAATAACTCATTGCTATAATTGTTTAACACCGTGTAATCCTGCGAATACTCCTTACTGTATAAGCAAAGCTTTAATAAACGCAGTAAACGGAAATATTGATGAAGGTCTTATATTCTGTGGAGAAAATGCTAGCAGACTTACAAAAATGACTACTGTTAAAGAACTTATGGATGAATTAGTTTCAGAAATAAAACAAGCTTAAATTTTTAATAAAAATGGACTGTTATAAGGAATTGCTTTACAGAAAGCTTTCCTTGTAACAGTCCATTTTACTTTTCTTTATAAAATTACATTATGTATTGCCTCACAAATATTTTAATTAAACCAATATAAATTATATAAATATTTAATTATGAATTTTTATAAGCAATTACTTCAACTTCACATAAAACTGCTTTAGGAAGTTCTTTTACAGCTACACAAGAACGTGCTGGCTTGCTTATAAAATATTTAGCATAGACTTCATTAAACTTAGCAAAATCACCCATTTCAGCAATAAAACAAGTTGTTTTAATAACATTATTAAAATCAATGTTATTTGATTCTAATATAGCTGAAATATTTTTCATAACTTGCTCTGTTTGTTCTTCTATAGTAGTTCCTACTACTTCACCTGTTGCTGGATCTAAAGCTATTTGCCCCGAAGTAAATAATAAATCTCCAAAACTTACTGCTTGAGAATATGGTCCAATAGCTGCTGGCGCTTTTTCTGTGTTTGTTACTTTTAACATTTTTAATTCCTCCCCAAAATATGCAAGACATCTTCTTTGTTATTTTTTCAAATGCCTAAATAGTTGATTAGTTTATATTAACTTAATTTATTTAATTGTATCCCCTTATTATTTCATATACAATTTTTTTGAATTACCATGAATTAAAAAGTACCTACAGACTAAACTCTTTTTTTCATGTGTCCGTCTATAGGTATGATTTCATTCTAAACTAATAGAACTGTTATATACCTTTGTCAATTTCTATTTTCAACTTATATCAATTTCATTCAATTTCTTCGCAACTTTACCTACAAATATTTCCACTATATTAGGATCAAATTGAATGCCTGAACATTTTTTAATTTCTTTAATTGCTTCATTTTTTGTAAGTGATTTTCTATATGATCTATAACTTACCATCGCATCATAGGCATCTGCAATTGATAGAATCCTTGCCATTAATGGAATCTCTTCACCCTTTAGTCCCTTTGGGTATCCTGAGCCATCATACCATTCTTGATGTGCAAGAATACTATCTCCTAAAAATGATATATCACCTGAAGAACAAACAATATGATATCCTATTTGTGGATGCTTTCTTATCTCCTCCCAATCTTCACTATTAAGTGGTTCTACTTTATTTAATACACTCTCACTTACACCTATTTTTCCGATGTCATGAATCTCACCCAAAATCTCTAATTCTGAAATTTTTTCCTTAGACATTTCCATTGCTTGACCAATTTGTTTACATATTTTACTTACTGACTTTGAGTGTAAATCATTTTGCTCACTTTTTTCACATAGTGTATTAATAATTATTTTTAGTGTTCTGCTTTTTACACTTTTACTTTCTAACATTTTTACCTTATACATCATTTCTTCTGCATTCGTAACTGATTTCATTATATCTGCATCTTTATTAGTTTTAGTATCATATCCCAAAGAAATTGATATATTTAAAAGATCTATATTTTCTTTTATGCACTCATTCTTTATTCTTTCACTAATTTCCTCTACATCTTCCTGTTTAGTTTTTGGCAATAAAATTATAAATTCATCGCCACCCCACCTTATAACAATATCACGGTCTCTACATACTCTTTTCATTATATTAGCTGCAGATAAAAGTAATTTATCTCCCATCAAATGTCCAAAAGCATCATTAGTAAGTTTTAATCCATTCACATCTCCCATAATTATAGAAATTGGTAAGTTTTCTTCTAAATCAATACTTATGATTTTTTCATTAAAAAAATTCCTATTATACACTCCTGTTAACCCATCATGATAAGTTATATAATCTATTTCTTTATCTTTAGCAATTTTTTCTGAAATATCTCTAAAATTGATTACCATACCATATATTTCGCCCTCACTATCTTTAACTGGAGAAATATCATATACTATAGGAATATCTATTCCTGTTTTTGATTTTAGCAGCATATTTTCTTCATTCTTTATACATTCACCATTTTGTATAAGTTCTAGTATACTTTCAGTAATTTTATTTTCCTCATTATCATCACAAACTTTAAAAACATCAAAGATATTTAAATTTAATATATCTTTTTCCTTCCATTCTGTTAATCTCTCTCCAGTTTTATTGATAATAACAATTTTCCCATACAAATCCGTTGCTATTATACCTTCATCTATTGATAATAAAGTACTTTTAAATAATTCCCTTTCTTTTATCTCATTCCCTATATCATTTAAATAAGTAATGAAATAGTATTTACTAGGAGAATAAATTTTAATCTTATACCAACCTTTAAGCTCTTCCAGATATTGCTCAAATTCACTTTCTGAACCACTTATCGTAATGTCCCCATAGTGTTTTATGCAATCAAATTTATTATCATTTATAGTTGGTAATATCTCAGTAATTTTTTTTCCTATAATTTGATTTCTATTTAATTTCATAATTTTTTCGAATGCATCATTTATCTCTACATATTCGAAATCAACTGGAATTCCATATTCGTCTAACAATATCTTATGTAATGCATATCCAAAGGGTGCTTTTTTTAATATTTTCTCATACTCAAAATCCTTCATTAGTATATCATCCTTTCAATCAAAGCATTTAATTACCTTTTAATGTGCATCATCATACTGTTTGTTGATTGTAATTGAATTATATTCAATATTTATATGTAATTTAAATTTTTTTATTCAATTTAGACTTTATATGTGAAAATAATCTAATTATTCGCATTTTTCTCACATTTAAATTATAACATATTTAAATGTGCATTATAATATTAATTTAATACTTTTCCAGATAAATATTTATTAATTATATTTTTTTCACACCCAAAATATATTAATCTTTCTACTCTCTCTTCTATACTGCCTTTACTTACCTTCCACAAATTATCATCATCTATTACCAGCGCGTCAAATTCATAACCTTCTTCAAAGCTTCCAACCTTACCAAAAAATCTTCCACCACCTTTGGTTGCCAAATAAAATACCTCTGGAATTGTTAAAGGTTTTTCTTCCTCTTTAAAGCAAACAGATCTTAATTTTGACATTTTTATTGTACTAGCCATTACAGCAAACATATTTAAAGTTTCTCCACCTGATATATCTGATCCAAGACCTATTTGAACATCTTTCTTTAACAACTTACTAATTGGGGATATTCCACTAGATAAATTTACATTAGAAGTTGGGCAATGTGCTATTACTACTTCATTTTTCTTAATTGTAGCAATTTCTTCATCAGTTAAATGAACACAGTGTGCCATTATTGTTTTAGTTTGTCCAAATAAATTATACTTATCATATACATCACCATAATTTTTGCAATCAGGATGCAGCTCTTTAACCCATTCAATTTCTGATGGATTTTCTGATAAATGAGATTGAACTGGAAGATTATATTTCTCTGCAATTTTTCCAAGCTCCTCCATTAAATAACCTGTACAACTTGGCACAAATCTAGGAGTAATTATTGGTTTTACAAATTTATATTTTCCACTACAATTTTCTACCCATTTGATAGTCTTTTTAATTGACTCATTACTATCTTCCTTTAAAGTATCAGGACAGTTTCTGTCCATATTTACCTTTCCTACATATGAAGAGATTCCCTTTTCCTCAAGTAAATCCATTAAAATTTCTGTAGACTCCTCATGAATTGTGCCAAAAATAACTGCTCTTGTGGTACCTTGATTATATAATTCATTAACAAATTCCTTATATATTTTTTCAGCATACGCTTTATCTATAAACTTTGCTTCTTCTGGGAAAGTATATGTTTCAAGCCATGGTATAAGTTCTTTATCGTAACCAATACCTTTTATAGCAAATTGAGGAGCATGAGTATGTAAATCAACAAATCCAGGGATTATTAATTTATCTCCATAGTCTTCAATTTCAATATTTTTATATCTTTCTGGTAATTTATCATATACTCCCTCAATACAATTACCCTGTACTACTATGTATCCATTTTTTGATATATTAAACAACTTACTAGTTTCAGTATGTACTATATTCCCCTTTAAAATATTAATATGACTACTTTTTTTCATTTTATTTTTCCTCCTCATAAATAAAAATATCTTCAATAGCCACAGTTTGCTCCTAGATAAGTTCAACTAAGATTCAGATGGTGATCAAACCCCACCTGAATCAAGTTTCACTTGATAAATATTAATGTTTAACATTACTCTAAATTTTTTTATATCTATTATTAAGTTCATAATGCTTTATATATATTTTAATTAACAATTTATGCCATTTGTGGTTAGTCTGTGACCAATGTATGATGTATCTTATATAGAATAATCTATAATTGCATGTCCATTACAATTAGGCTTATTTGAATGTATATAAACTGTAATAGTTGTTACATGCCAAAAACTTGTATTTATAATACATGATACTTCTTGGTTTGCTTTAACTCCATCCCATTTCCCTCCACCTCCATCTGAACATCTAATATTTACAGAATAAATGCCATCTTCCGGAAATACAATCTTTCCACGAATATTCACAGTTTTGCCAAAACCATGTTCACTTGTCGTATAGCTATAATCTCCATTATTATCCAAAACGAAGTCAAAACCTATAGAATCTTTAGTTCCAGAATCATTTTCCTTTGACATAGCAACTAAAATTTCTTCATTAAAATTTCTCTCATCAGTTTTATTTAAATCCTGAAATATCTTTTCAAATACCATTTTCATTACAAATCAAACTCCCTATAAATTTTTTATAGTTAATTTATATGCAATAAAAATTAATCTAATGTCAGACCGATTCTAAAAAATCCCTAAATAGCTTTAATTCATTACTATATCCATCATACTTGGCGCATAAACAAGCATAACAATTGGATGCATATTTGTGCGAGACATTAGAAAATAAGCTGTTGAAACCAATTAATGGCAGGCTATTCCAGTTAAGTTTGTCCCAAAATTGAGCGTCCAAAAAGTGATTCTCCAAAAACGAATGTCCAAAAAGTGAGAATTGAAATTTTACATTTCATTCTTCGAACTTTCTCCCTGGAGCTTTTATATTTGGCGTCTCTAACTTTCACATAATGCTTTTGTATTGGGATTAAACTTAACTGGGCACAACCTGCCATTTAATGTCTTCCAACGAAATTTTCTTAAGTCTCAGGAACAAACATGTATCCGATTTCGGTGGTATCCACATAAATGCAATTTCCACTTTGCGTATCTATATTAAATTTTAAATATATGTCCGCTCAAAACTCTATTCTTACCGCTTTTCTTAGCTTTATACAATAAATCATCAGCATTCTTTATTAATTCATTTATACCTGTACCATTTAAATTAGAAAATGCAATTCCAAAACTAGCTGTTACAGATTTATTTTCGTTATTTAAACTAACTCCACTATTTTCAAGAACACTTCTTATTGTTTCAATTTTATTATATACACTATTTTCGTCAACAAAACTTGAAATGTATAAAATAAATTCTTCTCCACCGTATCTAGCTAGAATATCATTTTTATCTATACCACTTTCCACAATTTTTGCTGTGTTAATTAGTATTTTATCTCCAAATTGATGTCCATAAGTATCATTCACCTTTTTAAAATCATCTATATCTATCATTACTATAGCAAATTTATCTTCCATTTTTTTGCACTTGTTTTTTTCTAAAAATTCAAAAAAATATTTCCTATTATATATACCAAGTAACGAGTCTCTTTGATTTATTTTTTCTAATTCTTTGTATAATAAAGAATTCTCAATAGCAATTGCAATTTGATTAGCAATTGATCTAAGAAAAAGCTTTAATTCTATAGTCATAAATTTATAAAGATTATGTTCTACCATTATATATCCAATAAATTTATCTCTTAATTTAATTGGAGATCCCATAATAGAGTGTATCTGAGTTTTTTTCTCCCCTGTTTCTTTTAAAGTTTTTTCTGAATTTATTATAAATTCTTCTTCCTTATTTATATGTAAAAGTTCTTCTGATGTTAATTTTATGTCCATATTTTCAATATTACTAGCTTTAACAACTAATTCACCGTCTTCAAGTAAAAATATTGTTGAATATGTAACTCCTAATATTCCGAGTATCATATCATTAATCATTGATATCAAATCATCATTACTGAAAAATGTATTTATATACTTGCTCACTTCTATTATGTTTGATAATGAATCTATGCTTTTTTCTAACTTTACATTCTTTTGATTTAATTCTTGTATATGTTGTTCTGAAAACATTTGATAGGTTTCATATTCTATTTTTAATGTACTATAAATCTTTTCATAATTCTGCATTTATTCCTCACCATCCTCAAACCATAACCCCATTATGACTATTTAACAACTTTTGTTTAATTACTTACATTTATTTATAACGATTTTTAATTCACTACAATTATACTACAATTAATCCAATATTTGAATACACTTATTTGAATGTATATATATGTGTTGCAATTAACAATTTACAATATAAAATTCCGGATGAAATTTTTACAGAATTTCTTAAATTTGAAATGAAGAATCATTTTGCAACATATATATATTTCTATTATACTTCATTTTAAAATTATAAATAACTAAAATCTAAGTATAATTTTTTATGAATTTCATCTTTGCATTTAGGATAAACTAATAGTACAAATTTACTTTTAAAATAAAAGGGGATATGAAAATGAAATTTATACACTGGCTTTTAAGTATATTTATGTTTTTACTCATCTGTTTATTGTTTATAAAATTTAGTACTGCAGTATTGAATATAGTATTGCTAAGCGGTCTAATTATTTTTATTGTAAGTTTTTTAATTCAAAGGTTCATCAAACATTATTAATTTAAGATGCATAAAAGAAAATCTGAAAAACTACGACATATATATAACTAATCAATAAATTAGGAATCCTAAAATTAATTTTTACTTTGTAGGATTCCTTAAGGCCTATTTAACTCATTATATTTATATAAATTTTATCCACATCATTAAAATTATTTTCCAAACTATAATTTTCTTCTACGAACTTTCTTGCATCAGTTCCCATTTTCAGTCTTAAATCTTTATCCTTGACTAAAATTTCTATTTTTTCTGATAAATCTTCTACTGAATTCTTTTTAGCAACTAAACTTGTTACATTTGGTTTAGTAGACTCCATAAGCCCCCCCACATCTGTTACAACTATTGGAGTTCCACACGCTTCTGCTTCAACTGCGGCAACTCCAAAGCTTTCACTATCAAGGGTTGATGGAAAAACTGCTATATCAAAGTTTTGAAATTCCTTTATTACATCTTTTGGATTTACAAAACCTAAAAAAGTCACATCTTCATCTATAGCAAATTCTTTAACTAATTCTTTTAGATAACTTTCTTGGCTTCCTCGTCCTCCAATTCTAAGTTTAAGTTTTAAGCATTTATTTCTTTCTTTAACTTCTTTAAAAGCTTTTATTAAGTATTGCACTCCGTATTTCTCTTCTAAAGTTTTAATTGTTCCTATAACAATCTCTTCTTTTTCTGTTCTATTCGGAATAAATTTATTAATATCAACACCAAAAGGAGTTACTTTTATATCCTTATTTGTATATTTCTCAGTTTCTATTTTCATCACATTGCTTGTTGATAAAATATGATCTGCTTTTTTTAAATTATATTTTATTATAAATTTATGTATAGGTGATTTAATTGGGAAATCATAAATATCACTACCCCATACCGAAATTATATATGGATGATAGTTTGCCAAAGCACCTAATAATCCATAACTACTCGCATAATGTGCATGAAGTATATCAGGCTTAATCTCTTTAATCAAAGATCTAACTCTTTTTATTTTTTTTAAGTATTCTAATTTATTCTTATCAGAAATTTTCTTCATAACATTATCTTGCACATCTAAAGAATGAACTGTAACTCCTTCATATTGACCTTCTCCAAGGGATATAACATGAATGTCATATCCCTTATTAACAAAATAATCTAACCATTTATGAGTATGCGTACTATTGATATCTGCTAAATAGCATATTTTTATAATATTCATTTTTTATTTATTCTCCTACATATTTTCCCAAGGTTTAGTATTTAAGTACTCTATAAATTCTTCTCTTAATTCGTCTTTCTTTAAAGCAAATTCTATAGTAGCTTGTAAAAAGCCAATCTTATCGCCTACATCATACCTTTTGCCTTCAAAATTATATGCATACATAGCTTCTTTACTAGCTAAAGTCTTTAGTGCATCTGTTAATTGAATTTCTCCATTTTTTCCTGGCTTAGTGTTTTCTAATATATTAAATATTTCTGGTGTTATAATATATCTTCCTAGTATGGCAACATTACTTGGTGCTTCTTCCACAGAAGGCTTCTCAACTAAATCCTTAACCTTATAAACTCTATCTTCTATATGGATTCCATCTACAATTCCATATTTAGAAACCTTCTCCTTGTCGACAGTTTGAACTCCTAAAATAGTAGTGTTATATTCACTATAACAATCAAGTAATTGCTTTAAACAAGGAGTTTCACTATCAACTACATCATCTCCTAATAAAACTGCAAATGGCTCATTCCCAACAAAAGTTTTTGCACAATGGATAGCATGACCTAAGCCCTTTGGTTCTTTTTGTCTTATATAATGTATATCAACCATATCAGAAATATTTCTTACCATTTCAAGCAATTCTAGTTTTCCTGATTTCTCTAATTCTAACTCTAGTTCTATTGACTTATCAAAATGATCTTCTATACATTTTTTATTTCTGCCTGTGATAATTAAAATCTCTTCAATTCCAGAAGCAACTGCTTCTTCTATTATATACTGAATTGTTGGCTTATCAACTATTGGAAGCATTTCCTTTGGTTGAGCTTTAGTTGCAGGTAAAAATCTTGTTCCAAGTCCTGCAGCTGGTATAATAGCCTTTTTTACTTTCATGTCATATACATCCTCTCATCTTAAAGATTTTACAATTCTTAAGAATCTATATATTGTTATATATAACTATATGACAATATATAGATTGAAATAACTTAATTTTTATAATTAGCGGTTTACAATATATAATTAATTATCCTTCATATCTAATGTTTTAAAATTTGTTAACGGAAATTGTACCGGCATTCCTGTCTTTCTTGATTTATATGCTGCCAGGATTATTGACATTGCCTTCTTACCTTCTTCTCCAGATACTAACGGATCTCTATTTTCATTTATAGAATCAATTACATCTTTAAATAAAGGTGTATGTCCTTCCCCATATACATTATCTATTTTTACATTTACTTCATTCATAATAGCTGCTTCATCATCGCCTTCAAATCTCCATGTTTCAAGTTCATTAACTGCAAGACCACCAATTGATACTGCTCCAGTTTCTCCAAATATACTTAATGTTTCTTCTAAATTTTTAGGATAAACACAAGCTGAACCTTCAACAATTCCAATTGCACCATTTTTAAATCTTATAATTATTGCTCCAAAGTCTTCTGCTTCGATATCTCTTAAATAAGTATCACATTCAGCATATACTCTCTCGATTTCTCCACCCATCATCCATTGTAACAAATCAATATTATGTATACATTGATTCATAAGTGTACCGCCGTCTAAAGCCCATGTTCCTCTCCAAGGAGCTTGTTCATAGTAACCCATATTTCTGTTCCAAAGTATTCTTGCTGTACCATTAATCAATCTTCCAAATTTGTTATCTTCTATAGCTTCTCTTAATTTTTGTATTGGCTTATTAAATCTGTTTTGATGGCAAACTCCAAGCTTAACATTATTTTCTTTAGCTACTTTAATCATTTCGTTAGCATCTTCAATAGACATAGCCATTGGTTTTTCTACTAAAGCACTTGCTCCTTTTTTCATAGAATAAATAGCAATTTCTGC is a window encoding:
- a CDS encoding NAD(P)H-dependent flavin oxidoreductase, which gives rise to MNFNSLKIGNLIAPIPIIQGGMGIGVSSSKLASAVANAGGIGIISAAQLGYNEDDFIKNPVESNLRALKKHIALAKAKAPNGIIGINVMVATNFYEEHIKAAIEAGIDLIISGAGLPTMLPKIVKGTSVKIAPIVSSLKAAKVILKLWDKHNDIVPDLIVIEGPKAGGHLGFKLEELEDETFDFDKTVTDIIAETKKYAEKYNKEIPVVVAGGVFDGYDIAKYLNLGANGVQMATRFVVTEECDASQAFKDAYLNCSKEDVQIVKSPVGMPGRAIRNPFVKRTLTEKEKITHCYNCLTPCNPANTPYCISKALINAVNGNIDEGLIFCGENASRLTKMTTVKELMDELVSEIKQA
- a CDS encoding RidA family protein, which codes for MLKVTNTEKAPAAIGPYSQAVSFGDLLFTSGQIALDPATGEVVGTTIEEQTEQVMKNISAILESNNIDFNNVIKTTCFIAEMGDFAKFNEVYAKYFISKPARSCVAVKELPKAVLCEVEVIAYKNS
- a CDS encoding diguanylate cyclase, which produces MKDFEYEKILKKAPFGYALHKILLDEYGIPVDFEYVEINDAFEKIMKLNRNQIIGKKITEILPTINDNKFDCIKHYGDITISGSESEFEQYLEELKGWYKIKIYSPSKYYFITYLNDIGNEIKERELFKSTLLSIDEGIIATDLYGKIVIINKTGERLTEWKEKDILNLNIFDVFKVCDDNEENKITESILELIQNGECIKNEENMLLKSKTGIDIPIVYDISPVKDSEGEIYGMVINFRDISEKIAKDKEIDYITYHDGLTGVYNRNFFNEKIISIDLEENLPISIIMGDVNGLKLTNDAFGHLMGDKLLLSAANIMKRVCRDRDIVIRWGGDEFIILLPKTKQEDVEEISERIKNECIKENIDLLNISISLGYDTKTNKDADIMKSVTNAEEMMYKVKMLESKSVKSRTLKIIINTLCEKSEQNDLHSKSVSKICKQIGQAMEMSKEKISELEILGEIHDIGKIGVSESVLNKVEPLNSEDWEEIRKHPQIGYHIVCSSGDISFLGDSILAHQEWYDGSGYPKGLKGEEIPLMARILSIADAYDAMVSYRSYRKSLTKNEAIKEIKKCSGIQFDPNIVEIFVGKVAKKLNEIDIS
- the guaD gene encoding guanine deaminase, whose amino-acid sequence is MKKSSHINILKGNIVHTETSKLFNISKNGYIVVQGNCIEGVYDKLPERYKNIEIEDYGDKLIIPGFVDLHTHAPQFAIKGIGYDKELIPWLETYTFPEEAKFIDKAYAEKIYKEFVNELYNQGTTRAVIFGTIHEESTEILMDLLEEKGISSYVGKVNMDRNCPDTLKEDSNESIKKTIKWVENCSGKYKFVKPIITPRFVPSCTGYLMEELGKIAEKYNLPVQSHLSENPSEIEWVKELHPDCKNYGDVYDKYNLFGQTKTIMAHCVHLTDEEIATIKKNEVVIAHCPTSNVNLSSGISPISKLLKKDVQIGLGSDISGGETLNMFAVMASTIKMSKLRSVCFKEEEKPLTIPEVFYLATKGGGRFFGKVGSFEEGYEFDALVIDDDNLWKVSKGSIEERVERLIYFGCEKNIINKYLSGKVLN
- a CDS encoding sensor domain-containing diguanylate cyclase, whose product is MQNYEKIYSTLKIEYETYQMFSEQHIQELNQKNVKLEKSIDSLSNIIEVSKYINTFFSNDDLISMINDMILGILGVTYSTIFLLEDGELVVKASNIENMDIKLTSEELLHINKEEEFIINSEKTLKETGEKKTQIHSIMGSPIKLRDKFIGYIMVEHNLYKFMTIELKLFLRSIANQIAIAIENSLLYKELEKINQRDSLLGIYNRKYFFEFLEKNKCKKMEDKFAIVMIDIDDFKKVNDTYGHQFGDKILINTAKIVESGIDKNDILARYGGEEFILYISSFVDENSVYNKIETIRSVLENSGVSLNNENKSVTASFGIAFSNLNGTGINELIKNADDLLYKAKKSGKNRVLSGHIFKI
- a CDS encoding glycosyltransferase family 4 protein, with the translated sequence MKICYLADINSTHTHKWLDYFVNKGYDIHVISLGEGQYEGVTVHSLDVQDNVMKKISDKNKLEYLKKIKRVRSLIKEIKPDILHAHYASSYGLLGALANYHPYIISVWGSDIYDFPIKSPIHKFIIKYNLKKADHILSTSNVMKIETEKYTNKDIKVTPFGVDINKFIPNRTEKEEIVIGTIKTLEEKYGVQYLIKAFKEVKERNKCLKLKLRIGGRGSQESYLKELVKEFAIDEDVTFLGFVNPKDVIKEFQNFDIAVFPSTLDSESFGVAAVEAEACGTPIVVTDVGGLMESTKPNVTSLVAKKNSVEDLSEKIEILVKDKDLRLKMGTDARKFVEENYSLENNFNDVDKIYINIMS
- the galU gene encoding UTP--glucose-1-phosphate uridylyltransferase GalU, with the protein product MKVKKAIIPAAGLGTRFLPATKAQPKEMLPIVDKPTIQYIIEEAVASGIEEILIITGRNKKCIEDHFDKSIELELELEKSGKLELLEMVRNISDMVDIHYIRQKEPKGLGHAIHCAKTFVGNEPFAVLLGDDVVDSETPCLKQLLDCYSEYNTTILGVQTVDKEKVSKYGIVDGIHIEDRVYKVKDLVEKPSVEEAPSNVAILGRYIITPEIFNILENTKPGKNGEIQLTDALKTLASKEAMYAYNFEGKRYDVGDKIGFLQATIEFALKKDELREEFIEYLNTKPWENM
- a CDS encoding Gfo/Idh/MocA family protein: MKKLKFAIIGCGRISYKHVEALVKNKTHAELVATCDVVLENAEAKRTEYIEKTGVNPDYVHAYTNYKEMLEKEDIDVVTIATESGYHAEIAIYSMKKGASALVEKPMAMSIEDANEMIKVAKENNVKLGVCHQNRFNKPIQKLREAIEDNKFGRLINGTARILWNRNMGYYEQAPWRGTWALDGGTLMNQCIHNIDLLQWMMGGEIERVYAECDTYLRDIEAEDFGAIIIRFKNGAIGIVEGSACVYPKNLEETLSIFGETGAVSIGGLAVNELETWRFEGDDEAAIMNEVNVKIDNVYGEGHTPLFKDVIDSINENRDPLVSGEEGKKAMSIILAAYKSRKTGMPVQFPLTNFKTLDMKDN